The Cyclobacterium amurskyense genome contains the following window.
AAGCTATTAATACCACCAGTAATTCTGTGTAGCGAGCTGATAAACCAAATATTTTTTTATCATCCATTGTATTGGTGTTTCTGCTTGGCTTTAGCAATAAAGAAATACATCGTAATTAGCCACATTACTGTTAGAATAATCCATCGAATATCATTAAGCCACATCCACTCCGAAAGCAATGCCTGTAGCGTTCCCTCATCCGTAAGTCCGGCTTTAAATTGATTGTTAACATCTTCTATATAGAGTTGTTGCACCAATACAGGAGCCAAAAGACCTGGAATCCAGGCTAGAGGCACCCATCTGAGTCCTGTCTTCCATTCCGTAATGAGCATTATTACGAGGGCAATTGCCATTATAGGAATAGAAATAAAGAAAAACTTTGTGGCAAGGTCTGTTTGAGGAATTATAGCATCATAATAATTGGAGAGGTTTAAGGTTTTTGGATAATTTGGAAACCAGAAGTAATGCAATGACCAGAACATTCCCAAATAGATGGATGCACAGAAGAAAATGTAGGCATTGTTTATATCTAATAAGGTTTTTTTTAGTGGACTCATTTTATAAATAAATTTTAGATACGATACTTTTCATAATCGGTAATAGATGGATCAGGCAACCAGTCTTCTGAATAACCAAGCGGATAAACAGACTCTAAACCTTCAGGCATTTCCTCAGGTGGTTCATCATAGGTCATAAACCAAGATTCAAAATGATCATCCAGTATCCCGTTGGTTTTAGGCATAAAGGTGGTAAAAAATGGATCTGGATTAATATCGATATTTTTCAAAGGGGCAACCTTAGGATGGTCACCTATAAATAGACTTCCTTTGGCCTTTCCAAAAAGATTAATCCCTGCTTTTGATTCAAAATAAATATAAGAAGCCATCAACATGTTTCTAAACCTACAATAATTGGTAGCCCCAACCTTGAGCTTTATGGAGGGTGATTTGGGTTTGTTGATTTCTATTCTGAAGGCAAACTGCCCATCCTTTTCGTATTGGCTAGTTACCTTATCCTCTGTAACTTTAAAATCCAAGTTGGCTTTGTGCTTGGGCATACCCCAGATACCTTTACCACCTTTTACAGATATTTCACTGCTGACCGGTAGGTCCAAGATATATTGACCTGTTCCGTAATGACCCAATAACAAGGTATTTAAAATTCTAGGTGCAGGTTTGGCTCCATGGGTACAGGCGATGGCTATACTGTATTCGATGTATTTACCTATACTGGTGTCAAGGTAATTAATGATGGTAATCATCAGTGCAGCGCGGCCATTTGGCAATTTCATGGCATGAATCTCATTTCCTGGCAAAAGTGCATTGGCTTTCTCCCAGTCGCAGGAAAAACCAGCCATTAAAGCTGGAGATTGGGAAGAACTTACAGGCATGGTATAGGGTATGCCATCTACGAGAGCATACCTACCAGTGTAATTTTTAATTCTTTTCGGTGGCATAATTGTTTATCATCCAAGTTCTAGTTCATTAATCATTTTAGGGAATACATCTTTGTGCGCATTTTTCCCAAAAAACACATCCAAGTGACTATAATCCTCAAGTAGATACAGCTTGTGCAATCCTGGTTGTAATTTATTGAGGTACTCAAAGGTATTTTCCTGACTTTTGGGTAAAAAACATTTATTTTTCTTCCCGGCAAACAATACAAACCTTGCCGATGTCATTGGGGCCACTTCTGTATAATCTTCTCCATCTTTATCATTTCGAACAAGGGCGCCATTACTAACACATTTTTGAATGTGGGAGAAAAAGGACAATGGAACATGAGCAAACTCATATTGTATCCACTCTTTTGTTTTATCGTCAATATTATCAAGTTCCCATAAGGCCGGATATCCTGAACCATAAGTAAAACTCACCATTTTGCCTACCAAGGAATCTTTTTCCCAATGCGTCGCTTTTACGACCTTTAAAATCAACCTTGATTTAAAATCAGGAGCTCTTAAACCCCATTGAGGATCCAAATACCTGAAAAACCTACTTACCAAAGGGACCAACAATTTCAGCTTTATACTAGAATTAAAGGGCACTATGGGATGTAATGAAACTGCATTGCTGATAATTAGCTTCACCTCAGGAATAAGCCCAAGAATCGAA
Protein-coding sequences here:
- a CDS encoding acetoacetate decarboxylase family protein; the protein is MPPKRIKNYTGRYALVDGIPYTMPVSSSQSPALMAGFSCDWEKANALLPGNEIHAMKLPNGRAALMITIINYLDTSIGKYIEYSIAIACTHGAKPAPRILNTLLLGHYGTGQYILDLPVSSEISVKGGKGIWGMPKHKANLDFKVTEDKVTSQYEKDGQFAFRIEINKPKSPSIKLKVGATNYCRFRNMLMASYIYFESKAGINLFGKAKGSLFIGDHPKVAPLKNIDINPDPFFTTFMPKTNGILDDHFESWFMTYDEPPEEMPEGLESVYPLGYSEDWLPDPSITDYEKYRI
- a CDS encoding alpha/beta fold hydrolase, with the translated sequence MSHYFETIPFESLDGFQCDLKHLIAPTTTKGPVLLVHGAGVSSNIFNPPSSNNIIHALAEAGYDVWLENWRGSIHFEPNEWNLDQVAQFDHPAAVRKIVERTGSKEIMAIIHCQGSTSFMISSILGLIPEVKLIISNAVSLHPIVPFNSSIKLKLLVPLVSRFFRYLDPQWGLRAPDFKSRLILKVVKATHWEKDSLVGKMVSFTYGSGYPALWELDNIDDKTKEWIQYEFAHVPLSFFSHIQKCVSNGALVRNDKDGEDYTEVAPMTSARFVLFAGKKNKCFLPKSQENTFEYLNKLQPGLHKLYLLEDYSHLDVFFGKNAHKDVFPKMINELELG